In one window of Clostridia bacterium DNA:
- the hydG gene encoding [FeFe] hydrogenase H-cluster radical SAM maturase HydG: MSKKKDFINDEEIIKFLEEGKNPEKAEIKEIFAKSKELVRLEPEETARLLQIQDKDLLEEMFLIAREIKEKVYGNRIVFFAPLYIGNKCINNCLYCGFRRDNKSIVRKTLTMDELREEVIALENNGQKRLILVYGEHPMYDADFIAKTIRTVYDTTSGNGEIRRVNINAAPMTVEGYRKLNEVGIGTFQIFQETYHHETYGKIHPKGDKKSDYQWRIYGLDRALEAGIDDVGIGALFGLYDWKFEVMGLLYHTIHLEETFGGIGPHTISFPRIEPALDTPFIQQSKYKVSDQDFKKLVAIIRLSVPYTGMILTARESPEIRKEVIPLGVSQIDAGSRIGIGGYAKAAKGYIPEKEQFHLGDIRSLDEVIREVCGFGCIPSFCTAGYRAGRTGDHFMSLAKPGFVNKYCMPNAVLTFKEYLIDYASQETKEIGERAIQKQLEVFERESPERREYVKNKLKLIEQGQRDVYV, from the coding sequence CCTGAAGAAACAGCAAGACTTCTTCAAATTCAAGATAAAGATTTGCTTGAAGAAATGTTTTTGATTGCGAGGGAAATAAAAGAAAAGGTATATGGAAACAGGATAGTATTTTTTGCACCACTATATATCGGAAATAAATGTATCAATAATTGTTTATATTGTGGTTTCAGGCGCGACAACAAATCTATTGTTAGAAAAACTCTTACAATGGATGAATTAAGAGAAGAAGTTATAGCCCTTGAAAACAATGGTCAAAAAAGGTTAATACTTGTTTATGGTGAACATCCTATGTACGATGCAGATTTTATTGCTAAAACCATTAGAACAGTATACGATACTACATCGGGCAATGGTGAAATTCGCAGGGTAAACATAAATGCAGCACCTATGACTGTTGAAGGTTACCGAAAGCTCAATGAAGTGGGGATAGGTACATTCCAGATTTTCCAAGAAACTTATCACCATGAGACATATGGCAAAATACATCCAAAGGGAGATAAAAAAAGTGATTATCAATGGAGAATTTACGGTTTAGATAGAGCCCTTGAAGCGGGAATCGATGATGTGGGCATAGGTGCTCTCTTTGGTCTATATGATTGGAAATTTGAAGTAATGGGTCTTTTATATCACACTATACACCTTGAAGAGACATTTGGAGGTATAGGGCCTCATACTATCTCGTTTCCTAGAATCGAGCCTGCATTAGATACACCCTTTATACAGCAATCGAAATATAAAGTTTCAGACCAAGACTTTAAAAAACTTGTTGCAATCATTCGCCTTTCTGTTCCCTATACAGGGATGATACTAACTGCAAGAGAAAGTCCGGAGATCAGAAAAGAAGTTATACCTCTAGGTGTATCACAAATAGATGCTGGTTCAAGAATAGGAATCGGTGGATATGCAAAGGCAGCAAAAGGATACATCCCGGAGAAAGAACAGTTTCATTTAGGTGACATAAGATCTTTGGATGAGGTCATCAGAGAAGTGTGCGGTTTTGGATGTATACCGTCTTTTTGTACAGCAGGTTATAGAGCTGGTAGAACCGGTGATCATTTTATGTCCCTTGCAAAGCCAGGATTTGTAAATAAATATTGTATGCCGAATGCTGTATTGACTTTTAAGGAATATCTTATTGATTATGCCTCTCAAGAGACAAAGGAAATTGGTGAAAGAGCCATACAAAAACAGCTTGAGGTATTTGAAAGAGAGAGTCCGGAAAGAAGAGAATATGTTAAAAACAAACTTAAACTGATTGAACAGGGTCAGCGTGATGTATATGTTTGA